In a single window of the Thermus amyloliquefaciens genome:
- a CDS encoding response regulator transcription factor translates to MAKVLLVEDDPTVARVLEVALKRAGHGVGLARDFLEALEALGQDWDAIVLDLNLPGGFGLDLLRHLRQELGKPTPVLVLSGLKQERTVVEALRLGAQDYLTKPFSPQELVLRLERYVAAG, encoded by the coding sequence ATGGCAAAGGTTCTGTTGGTGGAGGACGATCCCACGGTGGCCCGGGTGCTGGAGGTGGCCCTGAAGCGGGCGGGCCACGGGGTGGGGCTTGCCCGGGATTTCCTTGAGGCCCTCGAGGCCCTGGGCCAGGACTGGGACGCCATCGTGCTGGACCTGAACCTGCCCGGAGGGTTCGGTCTGGACCTCCTTCGCCACCTGCGCCAGGAGCTAGGGAAGCCCACCCCGGTCCTGGTGCTTTCGGGTCTCAAGCAGGAGCGCACCGTGGTGGAGGCCCTGCGGCTTGGGGCCCAGGACTACCTCACCAAGCCCTTCAGCCCCCAGGAGCTGGTCCTCAGGCTGGAGCGGTATGTGGCGGCGGGGTGA
- a CDS encoding tetratricopeptide repeat protein has product MALDEVGLEGYPSDPVPFRERRSFHEGKRRLPQDPRGAEAYLRKAVAAFPDDAEAIGELAFALYLQGRHAEAKPLFERSLALLDSPDVRVRYARLLYHMGRYGEAEENYRRVLGEDPGNLDARWGLAEVALALGRAKEAELLARQVLAVAPDYPLGRFTLAKALLEQGRVEEAKELLQAELRLRPDEEVAALLSRLP; this is encoded by the coding sequence ATGGCCTTGGACGAGGTGGGCCTGGAGGGCTACCCCTCGGACCCCGTGCCCTTCCGGGAGCGGAGGAGCTTCCACGAGGGCAAAAGGCGGCTTCCCCAGGACCCTAGGGGGGCGGAGGCCTACTTGCGGAAGGCGGTGGCCGCTTTCCCCGACGACGCCGAGGCCATCGGGGAGCTGGCCTTCGCCCTTTACCTCCAAGGCCGCCACGCCGAGGCTAAACCCCTGTTTGAGCGCTCCTTGGCCCTCCTGGACAGCCCCGACGTGCGGGTGCGCTACGCCCGGCTCCTCTACCACATGGGGCGCTATGGGGAGGCGGAGGAGAACTACCGCAGGGTCCTTGGGGAAGACCCGGGGAACCTGGATGCCCGCTGGGGCCTGGCGGAGGTGGCGTTGGCCCTGGGGCGGGCCAAGGAGGCGGAGCTTTTGGCGCGGCAGGTCTTGGCGGTGGCTCCGGACTACCCCTTGGGGCGCTTCACCCTGGCCAAAGCCCTCCTGGAGCAAGGCCGGGTGGAGGAGGCCAAGGAGCTTTTGCAGGCAGAGCTTCGCCTTAGGCCCGACGAGGAGGTGGCGGCGCTGTTGAGCCGGCTTCCCTAA
- a CDS encoding sensor histidine kinase: protein MLKAPPADLGFLTQLLQRYPVRLVFRGEVLPQGPVRGEKLLEEGDLVLYWEGPAPSREVRETLSLLLRAFREVLELRERELALLKSQEESARLLGLLLHEIKNPLMSVLGALELALETEGLPEEARELLGIAEKSARRIQELLQKAREYLRLGQGVRLKSERVDLRELLRQVAEEMRPVARRKRIALRLVLPRREAWVYGDREWLYQAVLNVVNNAVKYTPEGGRVSLRLLVGQDRYGVAVSDTGPGIPEEEQAKVFEPFYRASTRGEVEGTGLGLALVKRVLEAHGGEVRLKSRLGRGSTFLLLLPRPKPGQRAPVGRLLLLMVALIALARMPIFPAPLGSRGFGEVPAGEVVRLRGLTLAFSPEAQGEVKRWRSLFGGGERLQVALEAGGVEAVREAPVPLALITPEGEVRPTGTHLRLFREETARVSLYRGRVALGREALSAGEGAVLGKGVRRKLLPAPLVRPVPGAGGGRWSSASSCPRGPRGSGWRCKAGTGWSSPPRGRGASSATCPRGIA, encoded by the coding sequence ATGCTCAAGGCCCCTCCCGCTGACCTGGGTTTTCTCACGCAGCTTCTCCAGCGCTATCCCGTGCGCTTGGTCTTCCGGGGGGAGGTGCTCCCCCAGGGCCCGGTGCGTGGGGAGAAGCTCCTGGAGGAGGGGGACCTGGTCCTCTACTGGGAGGGCCCCGCCCCTTCCCGGGAGGTCCGGGAGACCTTGTCCCTCCTCCTGCGGGCCTTTCGGGAGGTCCTGGAGCTCAGGGAGCGGGAGCTCGCCCTTTTGAAGAGCCAGGAGGAGAGCGCCCGGCTCCTGGGCCTCCTGCTCCACGAGATCAAGAACCCCCTGATGAGCGTGCTGGGGGCCCTGGAGCTGGCCCTGGAGACCGAGGGGCTACCGGAGGAGGCCAGGGAGCTCCTGGGGATCGCCGAGAAAAGCGCCCGGCGGATCCAGGAGCTTTTGCAGAAGGCACGGGAGTACCTGCGCCTGGGGCAGGGGGTGCGGCTCAAAAGCGAGCGGGTGGACCTGAGGGAGCTTCTGCGCCAGGTGGCGGAGGAGATGCGGCCCGTGGCCCGGCGGAAGCGGATCGCCCTGCGCCTGGTCCTGCCCCGGCGGGAGGCCTGGGTCTATGGGGACCGGGAGTGGCTGTACCAGGCGGTCCTCAACGTGGTCAACAACGCGGTGAAGTACACGCCCGAGGGGGGGCGGGTGAGCCTGCGCCTTCTGGTGGGGCAGGACCGCTACGGGGTGGCGGTGTCCGACACCGGCCCCGGCATCCCCGAGGAGGAGCAGGCCAAGGTCTTTGAGCCCTTTTACCGGGCCTCCACCCGTGGGGAGGTGGAGGGGACGGGTTTGGGCCTGGCCTTGGTGAAGCGGGTCCTCGAGGCCCACGGGGGGGAGGTGCGCCTAAAAAGCCGCCTGGGCCGGGGGAGCACCTTTCTCCTCCTCCTGCCCAGGCCTAAGCCCGGCCAGCGGGCTCCCGTGGGCAGGCTCCTCCTCCTGATGGTGGCCCTCATCGCCCTGGCCCGCATGCCCATCTTCCCCGCCCCTTTGGGCTCCCGGGGCTTCGGGGAGGTGCCCGCGGGGGAGGTGGTCCGGCTCCGGGGGTTGACCCTGGCCTTTAGCCCGGAGGCGCAAGGGGAGGTGAAGCGCTGGCGAAGCCTCTTTGGGGGTGGGGAGCGCCTCCAGGTGGCCTTGGAGGCGGGTGGGGTGGAGGCGGTGCGGGAGGCCCCGGTGCCCCTGGCCCTCATCACCCCGGAAGGGGAGGTGCGGCCCACGGGCACCCACCTGCGCCTTTTCCGCGAGGAAACGGCCCGGGTTTCCCTCTACCGGGGGCGGGTGGCCTTGGGCCGGGAGGCCCTGTCCGCCGGGGAGGGGGCGGTGTTGGGCAAGGGGGTGCGGCGCAAGCTCCTCCCCGCGCCCCTGGTGCGCCCGGTGCCGGGGGCGGGGGGGGGGAGGTGGTCTTCCGCCTCCTCCTGCCCGAGGGGGCCAAGGGGTTCCGGGTGGAGGTGCAAAGCGGGGACCGGGTGGTCCTCGCCGCCAAGGGGGAGGGGAGCGTCTTCCGCTACCTGCCCCAGGGGGATCGCCTGA
- a CDS encoding cupin domain-containing protein: MEIKDLKSLARFSPEKMAKIPVFESEHMFFDLYALLPGQAQKVHVHEGSDKAYYVLEGEVVVRIGEEEALLVPGMAALARSGEAHGVRNESANPALLLVVMAPRP; this comes from the coding sequence ATGGAGATCAAGGACCTGAAAAGCCTCGCCCGCTTCAGCCCGGAGAAGATGGCCAAGATCCCGGTGTTTGAGTCCGAGCACATGTTCTTTGACCTCTACGCCCTCCTTCCCGGGCAGGCGCAGAAGGTGCACGTGCACGAGGGCTCGGACAAGGCCTATTACGTCCTGGAAGGGGAGGTGGTGGTGAGGATTGGGGAGGAGGAGGCGCTTCTGGTTCCCGGGATGGCGGCCCTGGCCCGCTCCGGGGAGGCCCATGGGGTGCGCAACGAGTCCGCCAACCCGGCCCTTCTCCTGGTGGTGATGGCCCCGAGGCCCTAA
- the fba gene encoding class II fructose-1,6-bisphosphate aldolase gives MPLVIGKEVLDKARREGYAVPSFNTNNLEITQAILEVADELRAPVFIQISDGARKYAGMENLANLVKDMASRTKVPVVLHLDHGADFKMVMQALRAGFTSVMIDASHHPFEENVAETKKVVEAAHAVGVSVEAELGRLQGIEDNIQVSEAEAFLTDPEEAERFVAETGIDYLAIAIGTSHGAYKGKGRPYIDHKRLEEISKRVSIPLVLHGASGVPAWLKEKLLATGAELKEATGIHDEDIRKAIPKGIAKINIDTDLRLAMTLGIREVVLGNPKEFDPRKILGKGRDYLKQVIREKFELMGTVGRA, from the coding sequence ATGCCCTTGGTGATAGGTAAGGAGGTTCTGGACAAGGCGCGGCGGGAAGGCTATGCGGTTCCCAGTTTCAACACCAACAACCTGGAGATCACCCAGGCCATCCTCGAGGTGGCCGACGAGCTCCGGGCCCCCGTCTTCATCCAGATTTCCGACGGGGCCCGGAAGTACGCCGGGATGGAGAACCTGGCCAACCTGGTGAAGGACATGGCCAGCCGCACCAAGGTGCCCGTGGTCCTTCACCTGGACCACGGGGCCGACTTCAAGATGGTGATGCAGGCTCTGCGGGCGGGCTTCACCAGCGTGATGATTGACGCCAGCCACCACCCCTTTGAGGAAAACGTGGCCGAGACCAAGAAGGTGGTGGAGGCGGCCCATGCGGTGGGGGTGAGCGTGGAGGCGGAGCTTGGGCGGCTTCAGGGCATTGAGGACAACATCCAGGTGTCCGAGGCCGAGGCCTTCCTCACCGACCCCGAGGAGGCGGAGCGCTTCGTGGCGGAGACGGGGATTGACTACCTGGCCATCGCCATCGGCACCAGCCACGGGGCCTACAAGGGGAAGGGGCGGCCCTACATTGACCACAAGCGCCTCGAGGAGATCAGCAAGCGGGTTTCCATCCCCCTGGTGCTCCACGGGGCCAGCGGGGTCCCCGCCTGGCTCAAGGAGAAGCTCCTGGCCACGGGGGCTGAGCTCAAGGAGGCCACGGGCATCCACGACGAGGACATCCGTAAGGCCATCCCCAAGGGGATCGCCAAGATCAACATCGACACCGACCTGCGCCTGGCCATGACCCTGGGCATCCGCGAGGTGGTGCTGGGGAACCCCAAGGAGTTTGACCCCAGGAAGATCCTCGGGAAGGGCAGGGACTACCTGAAGCAGGTGATCCGGGAGAAGTTTGAATTGATGGGCACGGTGGGCCGGGCATAG
- the rpe gene encoding ribulose-phosphate 3-epimerase — MLKFAPSILTADLARLKDQIQEAEAAGVDWIHLDVMDGVFVPNLTFGPLLVEAVRRVTSLPLDVHLMIVQPERYLEDFARAGADLITVHYEATPHAHRAVQKVKELGKKAGLALNPATPLEAFEPLLPELDLALLMSVNPGFGGQRYIPSATGRLRRLKEMRDRLNPSCLIQVDGGVNRETVAEVYRAGADVAVAGSALFNQRPVADNLRELKEVLYALGDR; from the coding sequence ATGCTCAAGTTTGCGCCCTCCATCCTGACGGCGGACCTGGCGAGGCTTAAGGACCAGATCCAGGAGGCGGAGGCGGCCGGGGTGGACTGGATCCACCTGGACGTGATGGACGGGGTCTTCGTCCCCAACCTCACCTTCGGCCCCCTTTTGGTGGAGGCGGTGCGGCGGGTAACCTCCCTGCCCTTGGACGTGCACCTGATGATCGTGCAACCGGAGCGCTACCTGGAGGACTTCGCCCGCGCCGGGGCCGACCTCATCACCGTCCACTACGAGGCCACGCCCCACGCCCACCGGGCGGTGCAGAAGGTGAAGGAGCTGGGGAAGAAGGCGGGGCTGGCCCTTAACCCCGCCACCCCCCTGGAGGCCTTTGAACCCCTTTTGCCCGAGCTGGACCTGGCCCTCCTCATGAGCGTGAACCCGGGGTTTGGGGGGCAGAGGTACATCCCCAGCGCCACGGGGAGGCTTCGCCGCCTCAAGGAGATGCGGGACAGGCTTAACCCTTCCTGCCTCATCCAGGTGGACGGGGGGGTGAACCGGGAGACCGTGGCCGAGGTGTACCGGGCGGGGGCGGACGTGGCCGTGGCGGGGAGCGCCCTTTTCAACCAGCGGCCCGTGGCTGATAACCTTAGGGAGCTAAAGGAGGTGCTGTATGCCCTTGGTGATAGGTAA
- a CDS encoding phosphoribulokinase — MLGIAGDSGAGKTTISGGIARLLGVERTTNICVDDYHKYDRKQRKELGITPLNPECNYMDIMEQHVRLLSEGEPILKPVYNHSTGTFDPPVYVPAPRAVEEEGRLVPRVVILEGLLTLFSPALRSRYHLTVYLDPEEELRREWKVKRDVAKRGYTPEEVIADIERRMPDSRAFIWPQKEHADIIVRFYRPAGYDPENPSTLNVRIALKHTLPRLDLSEVLHSAYEDEALIRLETRKEADILDITGNVTPERAQAFERIIWEHLGAHAEHFDPSLVGTFWDKAGQSYPLALTQLIIAYYLVKMRELAIERGHLRVA; from the coding sequence ATGTTAGGCATTGCCGGCGACTCGGGGGCGGGGAAGACCACCATCTCCGGGGGGATCGCCCGGCTTCTTGGGGTGGAGCGGACCACCAACATCTGCGTGGACGACTACCACAAGTACGACCGCAAGCAGCGCAAGGAGCTGGGCATCACCCCCCTGAACCCCGAGTGCAACTACATGGACATCATGGAGCAGCACGTGCGCCTCTTGTCCGAGGGGGAGCCCATCCTGAAGCCCGTGTACAACCACTCCACGGGCACCTTTGACCCGCCCGTCTACGTCCCCGCTCCCCGGGCGGTGGAGGAGGAGGGGAGGCTTGTTCCCCGGGTGGTGATCCTCGAGGGGCTCCTCACCCTGTTCTCCCCTGCCCTTAGGAGCCGTTACCACCTCACCGTCTACTTGGACCCCGAGGAGGAGCTGAGGCGCGAGTGGAAGGTGAAGCGCGACGTGGCCAAGCGGGGCTACACCCCGGAGGAGGTCATCGCCGACATCGAAAGGCGCATGCCCGATTCCCGGGCCTTCATCTGGCCCCAGAAGGAGCACGCGGACATCATCGTGCGCTTCTACCGCCCCGCGGGCTACGACCCCGAGAACCCCAGCACCCTGAACGTGCGCATCGCCCTCAAGCACACCCTGCCCCGTCTGGACCTTTCCGAGGTGCTCCACTCCGCCTACGAGGACGAGGCCCTTATCCGCCTGGAAACCCGGAAGGAGGCGGACATCCTGGACATCACCGGCAACGTGACCCCCGAACGGGCCCAGGCCTTTGAGCGGATCATCTGGGAACACCTGGGGGCTCACGCCGAGCACTTTGACCCCAGCCTGGTGGGCACCTTCTGGGACAAGGCGGGGCAGAGCTACCCCCTGGCCCTGACCCAGCTCATCATCGCCTACTATCTGGTTAAGATGCGGGAGCTGGCCATCGAGCGGGGACACCTGCGGGTGGCCTAG
- the cbbX gene encoding CbbX protein, which produces MQETQGQNLAVVKNPEIEAVLDTLDRELVGLHPVKRRIREIAAYLSVDRLRRELGLTADRPTLHMAFVGPPGTGKTTVAMRMATILHKLGYIRRDHLVVASRDDLVGQYIGHTAPKTKEVLKRAMGGVLFIDEAYSLYRAENERDYGQETIEILLQVMENQREDLVVILAGYKDRMEEFFALNPGMRSRIAHHIEFPPYSAEELFQIGKLMLERQGYRFTEEAEKAFLEYLERRMRLPNFAYARSVRNALDRFKLRQAYRLYQKAGPVTPEDLMTITAEDIYASSVFKEEGREEEDAP; this is translated from the coding sequence ATGCAGGAAACCCAAGGCCAAAACCTGGCGGTGGTGAAGAACCCCGAGATCGAGGCGGTGCTGGACACCTTGGATCGGGAGCTGGTGGGCCTTCATCCGGTGAAGCGCCGGATCCGGGAGATCGCCGCCTACCTCTCCGTGGACCGGCTCCGCCGGGAGCTGGGGCTTACCGCCGACCGCCCCACCCTGCACATGGCCTTCGTGGGCCCCCCGGGCACGGGGAAGACCACCGTGGCCATGCGCATGGCCACCATCCTGCACAAGCTGGGCTACATCCGCCGCGACCACCTGGTGGTGGCCAGCCGCGATGACCTGGTGGGGCAGTACATCGGCCACACCGCTCCCAAGACCAAGGAGGTCTTGAAGCGGGCCATGGGGGGTGTCCTCTTCATCGACGAGGCCTACAGCCTCTACCGGGCGGAGAACGAGCGGGACTACGGCCAGGAGACCATAGAGATCCTCCTGCAGGTCATGGAAAACCAGCGGGAGGACCTGGTGGTGATCCTGGCCGGTTACAAGGACCGCATGGAGGAGTTCTTCGCCCTAAACCCGGGGATGCGCTCCCGCATCGCCCACCACATAGAGTTTCCCCCCTACAGCGCCGAGGAGCTCTTCCAGATCGGCAAGCTCATGCTGGAGAGGCAGGGCTACCGCTTCACCGAGGAGGCGGAAAAGGCCTTCCTGGAGTACTTGGAAAGGCGCATGCGGCTTCCCAACTTCGCTTACGCCCGAAGCGTGCGCAACGCCCTGGACCGCTTCAAGCTTAGGCAGGCCTACCGGCTTTACCAGAAGGCAGGCCCCGTGACCCCAGAGGACCTCATGACCATTACCGCGGAGGACATCTACGCCAGCTCGGTATTTAAGGAGGAGGGAAGGGAGGAGGAAGATGCCCCATAG
- a CDS encoding ribulose bisphosphate carboxylase small subunit: protein MRITQGTFSYLPDLTDEEIRAQIEYIIRNGWAVSIEYTDDPSPYNVYWNMWGLPMFDLEDAAAAMYEFQKCREAFPNSYIKINGYDSSPMWQAQRVSFIAHRPKKEPGFRLHRQLWSDGRRLKYTLEPYATMRPEGERYQE from the coding sequence ATGCGCATTACCCAAGGTACCTTCTCCTACCTGCCCGACCTCACGGACGAGGAGATCCGCGCCCAGATTGAGTACATCATCCGAAACGGCTGGGCGGTTTCCATTGAGTACACCGACGACCCCAGCCCCTACAACGTCTACTGGAACATGTGGGGCCTGCCCATGTTTGACCTGGAGGATGCCGCGGCGGCCATGTACGAGTTCCAGAAGTGCCGCGAGGCCTTCCCCAACTCCTACATCAAGATCAACGGCTACGATTCCTCCCCCATGTGGCAGGCGCAGAGGGTTTCCTTCATCGCTCACCGGCCCAAGAAGGAGCCTGGCTTCCGCCTCCACCGGCAGCTTTGGAGCGATGGGCGCAGGCTGAAATACACCTTGGAACCCTACGCCACCATGAGGCCGGAGGGCGAGCGCTACCAGGAGTAA
- a CDS encoding ribulose-bisphosphate carboxylase large subunit, whose product MTDKKAIYKKGGVVEYKQMGYWQPDYEPKDTDTIALFRVTPQPGIEPEEAAAAVAGESSTATWTVVWTDRLTSLDRYQAKAFRVEPVPGNPEQYFAWIAYDLALFEEGSIANMTSSIIGNVFGFKALRALRLEDLRIPVAYLKTFKGPPHGIPVERDMLNKYGRPLLGATVKPKLGLSGKNYGRVVYEALAGGLDFTKDDENTNSQPFQRWRDRFLYAQEAVMKAEQVTGERKGHYMNVTAADMEQVYERLEFAKEIGAIVVMVDLTMGYTALQSVSNWCHKNGMLLHMHRASHSTFTRQKNHGVNFRVVAKWLRMLGVDHLHAGTAVGKLEGDPNLVRGYYDILREQYVKADPVKGIYFDQDWGYLAPVMPVASGGIHAGQMHLLLSLFGDDVVLQFGGGTFGHPMGIQAGATANRVALEAMVKARNEGRDILAEGPEILKKAAQHSPALAAALETWGSVTFDFASTDTPDVVPTPSN is encoded by the coding sequence ATGACGGATAAGAAGGCCATCTACAAGAAGGGCGGGGTGGTGGAGTACAAACAGATGGGCTATTGGCAGCCCGACTACGAGCCCAAGGATACGGATACCATCGCCCTTTTTCGCGTGACCCCGCAGCCGGGGATTGAGCCCGAGGAGGCGGCGGCGGCGGTGGCCGGGGAATCCTCCACCGCCACCTGGACCGTGGTCTGGACCGACCGCCTCACCAGCCTGGACCGTTACCAGGCCAAGGCCTTCCGGGTGGAGCCGGTTCCTGGCAACCCCGAGCAGTACTTCGCCTGGATCGCCTACGACCTGGCGCTTTTTGAGGAGGGGTCCATCGCCAACATGACCTCCTCCATCATCGGGAACGTCTTCGGCTTCAAGGCCCTTAGGGCGCTGCGCCTCGAGGACCTCCGCATCCCGGTGGCCTACCTCAAGACCTTCAAGGGCCCGCCCCATGGGATTCCCGTGGAACGGGACATGCTGAACAAGTACGGCCGCCCCCTCCTGGGGGCCACGGTGAAGCCCAAGCTGGGCCTTTCCGGCAAGAACTACGGCCGGGTGGTCTACGAGGCCCTGGCAGGGGGCCTGGACTTCACCAAGGACGACGAGAACACCAACTCCCAGCCCTTCCAGCGCTGGCGGGACCGCTTCCTCTACGCCCAGGAGGCGGTGATGAAGGCGGAGCAGGTCACGGGGGAGCGCAAGGGGCACTACATGAACGTGACCGCCGCCGACATGGAGCAGGTCTACGAGCGCCTGGAGTTCGCCAAGGAGATCGGCGCCATCGTGGTCATGGTGGACCTCACCATGGGCTACACCGCCTTGCAGTCCGTGTCCAACTGGTGCCACAAAAACGGCATGCTCCTCCACATGCACCGGGCTAGCCACTCCACCTTTACCCGCCAGAAGAACCACGGGGTGAACTTCCGGGTGGTGGCCAAGTGGCTTCGCATGCTGGGGGTGGACCACCTCCACGCCGGCACCGCCGTGGGTAAGCTGGAGGGCGATCCCAACCTGGTGCGGGGCTACTACGACATCCTGAGGGAGCAGTACGTGAAGGCGGACCCGGTGAAGGGCATCTACTTTGACCAGGACTGGGGTTACTTGGCCCCGGTTATGCCCGTGGCCTCCGGTGGGATCCACGCCGGCCAGATGCACCTTCTCCTTTCCCTCTTCGGGGACGATGTGGTCCTGCAGTTTGGCGGCGGCACCTTCGGCCACCCCATGGGCATCCAGGCGGGGGCCACGGCCAACCGGGTGGCCCTGGAAGCCATGGTGAAGGCCAGAAACGAGGGCCGGGACATCCTGGCCGAGGGCCCCGAGATCCTCAAGAAGGCTGCCCAGCACTCCCCGGCCCTGGCGGCGGCTTTGGAAACCTGGGGCAGCGTCACCTTTGACTTCGCCTCCACCGATACCCCGGACGTGGTGCCCACCCCCAGCAACTAA
- the glpX gene encoding class II fructose-bisphosphatase, translating to MPTRNLGLDLMRATEAAALASARYVGRGDKEGGDRAAVEAMRLLLNSLDFRGRVVIGEGEKDQAPMLYNGEVLGQGGGLLWDLAVDPVEGTRLLALGRPGAISVIAAAPEGTLFNPGPAFYAAKLVVGPEAKEAIDLRASVADNLKEIARALKKEVRELTVFVLDKPRHQRLIEEIRLAGARISLQTDGDVGGALAAVLPDTGIDVLMGTGGTPEGVIAAVAVRALGGGMQMRLDPQSEEERWNVIHAGYDLDRVYTLEELCSAEDTHFAATGITDGPFLRGVRYGENRAWTESLVIRGATRTLRKVEAWHRLEKLRGISPVAY from the coding sequence ATGCCCACGCGCAACCTGGGCCTGGACCTGATGCGGGCCACCGAGGCCGCCGCCTTGGCCTCGGCCCGGTATGTGGGCCGGGGGGATAAGGAAGGGGGGGACCGGGCGGCGGTGGAGGCCATGCGCCTTCTCCTGAATAGCCTGGACTTCCGCGGCCGGGTGGTGATCGGGGAAGGGGAGAAGGACCAGGCCCCCATGCTCTACAACGGGGAGGTGCTGGGCCAGGGGGGAGGGCTCCTTTGGGACCTGGCGGTGGATCCCGTGGAGGGCACAAGGCTTTTGGCCCTGGGCCGCCCGGGGGCCATCAGCGTGATCGCCGCCGCGCCGGAGGGCACCCTCTTCAACCCTGGGCCAGCCTTTTATGCGGCCAAGCTGGTGGTGGGGCCTGAGGCCAAGGAGGCCATTGACCTAAGGGCCTCGGTGGCCGACAACCTCAAGGAGATCGCCCGCGCCCTGAAAAAAGAGGTGCGGGAGCTTACGGTTTTCGTCCTGGATAAGCCCCGTCACCAGAGGCTCATTGAGGAGATCCGCCTGGCGGGGGCCCGCATCAGCCTGCAGACCGATGGGGATGTGGGCGGGGCCCTGGCCGCGGTGCTGCCCGACACGGGCATTGACGTGCTCATGGGCACGGGGGGTACCCCCGAGGGGGTGATCGCCGCCGTGGCGGTGCGGGCCTTAGGGGGCGGGATGCAGATGCGCCTGGACCCGCAAAGCGAGGAGGAGCGCTGGAACGTGATCCATGCCGGCTATGACCTGGATCGGGTGTACACCTTGGAGGAACTCTGCTCGGCGGAGGACACCCACTTCGCCGCCACCGGCATCACCGACGGGCCCTTCCTCCGGGGGGTGCGCTACGGGGAAAACCGGGCCTGGACCGAGAGCCTGGTGATCCGCGGGGCCACCCGCACCCTCAGGAAGGTGGAAGCCTGGCACCGGCTTGAAAAGCTTCGGGGCATCAGCCCCGTGGCCTATTAG
- a CDS encoding LysR family transcriptional regulator: MLISKNAKLPNPAALRVFVTVVEEGGVGRAALALGITQPAVSQYLRALEEQVGHPLFERQGRHLVLSRVGEALLPEARRVVQALEEFQRVSQAMGRLELGEVTLGAATTMATYVLPAFLKDFHEAHPGVRVHVESGSSERLAERLRMGEVEFAILEGVEHWEGYERHLFYEDELVLIVPPDHPWAGREAVPPGWLKEETLIVRKPGSMTWRALERAFEQVGLELNPIFYTDNNEVTKRLVLAGAGVGIVSRVVVQPNLKVGNLRALRLSEPVGEIRRYFWLVHPKSVANPAAQALIALLRS, translated from the coding sequence ATGCTCATATCTAAAAACGCTAAACTGCCGAACCCTGCCGCATTACGGGTTTTTGTCACCGTGGTGGAGGAAGGCGGCGTGGGCCGGGCCGCCTTGGCCCTGGGCATCACCCAGCCCGCGGTGAGCCAGTACCTGAGGGCCCTGGAGGAACAGGTGGGCCACCCCCTTTTTGAGCGCCAGGGGCGCCACCTGGTTCTCTCCCGGGTGGGGGAAGCCCTCCTGCCCGAGGCCAGGCGGGTGGTGCAGGCCCTGGAGGAGTTCCAGCGGGTTTCCCAGGCCATGGGCCGGCTGGAGTTGGGGGAGGTGACCCTGGGCGCCGCCACCACCATGGCCACCTACGTGCTTCCCGCGTTCCTTAAGGATTTCCACGAGGCCCACCCGGGGGTTCGGGTGCATGTGGAAAGCGGCTCCTCTGAGCGCCTGGCGGAAAGGTTGCGCATGGGGGAGGTGGAGTTCGCCATCTTGGAAGGGGTGGAGCACTGGGAAGGCTACGAGCGCCACCTCTTCTACGAGGACGAGCTGGTCCTCATCGTGCCCCCCGACCACCCCTGGGCGGGGCGGGAAGCCGTACCCCCGGGGTGGCTAAAGGAGGAAACCCTCATCGTGCGCAAGCCGGGCTCCATGACCTGGCGAGCCTTGGAAAGGGCCTTTGAGCAGGTGGGCCTCGAGCTGAACCCGATTTTTTACACCGACAACAACGAGGTCACCAAGCGCCTGGTGCTGGCAGGGGCCGGGGTGGGGATCGTGAGCCGGGTGGTGGTCCAGCCCAACCTGAAGGTGGGGAACCTCCGCGCCCTGCGGCTTTCCGAGCCCGTGGGGGAGATCAGGCGTTACTTCTGGCTGGTCCACCCCAAGAGCGTGGCCAACCCCGCGGCCCAAGCCCTCATCGCCCTGTTGCGTTCTTAG
- a CDS encoding phosphate-starvation-inducible PsiE family protein, which produces MKRDAYQILQTTETVIYLFAGFLIAGGAAVLLLTTLVEGVHHLMAGDYGEVALGLLDRVLLALMLAEILYTLLRFAREGSLEATPFLVIGLIAAIRRILVLTAEAVEKFDLADPAFMAVLAELALLSLMVVALALAMRLTKNATGR; this is translated from the coding sequence GTGAAGCGGGACGCCTACCAGATCCTGCAGACCACGGAGACGGTCATCTACCTTTTTGCCGGCTTCCTCATCGCCGGGGGGGCGGCGGTTCTCCTCCTTACCACCCTGGTGGAAGGGGTGCACCACCTGATGGCGGGGGATTACGGGGAAGTGGCCCTCGGCCTCCTGGATCGGGTACTCCTGGCCTTGATGCTGGCGGAGATCCTCTACACCCTTTTGCGTTTCGCCCGGGAAGGGAGCCTCGAGGCTACCCCCTTTCTGGTCATCGGCCTCATCGCCGCCATCCGCCGCATCCTGGTCCTGACCGCGGAGGCGGTGGAAAAGTTTGACCTGGCAGACCCCGCCTTTATGGCGGTCCTGGCCGAGCTGGCGCTCCTTTCCCTCATGGTGGTGGCCCTGGCCTTGGCCATGCGCCTCACTAAGAACGCAACAGGGCGATGA